A stretch of the Bacillus sp. B-jedd genome encodes the following:
- the menB gene encoding 1,4-dihydroxy-2-naphthoyl-CoA synthase, whose product MTVEWVAGRQYEDILYETYNGIAKITINRPEVRNAFRPKTVMELIDAFAYARDDSSVGVIVLTGAGDMAFCSGGDQKVRGHGGYVGEDEIPRLNVLDLQRLIRVIPKPVIAMVKGYAIGGGHVLHVVCDLTIAADNAIFGQTGPKVGSFDAGYGSGYLARIIGHKKAREIWYLCRQYNAQEALDMGLVNTVVPLEQVEDETIKWCEEILEKSPTALRFLKAAMNADTDGLAGLQQFAGDATLLYYTTDEAKEGRDAFKEKRKPDFGQFPRFP is encoded by the coding sequence TTGACAGTAGAATGGGTCGCAGGTCGACAATACGAAGATATTTTGTATGAAACATATAACGGCATCGCGAAAATCACCATCAACCGACCGGAGGTGCGCAACGCGTTCCGCCCGAAAACGGTCATGGAACTGATTGATGCATTTGCTTACGCTCGAGACGATTCCAGTGTGGGCGTCATTGTTCTGACTGGCGCAGGCGATATGGCGTTCTGTTCAGGCGGAGACCAAAAGGTGCGCGGGCACGGAGGCTACGTTGGCGAGGATGAAATTCCGCGTCTGAACGTTCTTGACCTGCAGCGCTTGATCCGCGTCATTCCAAAACCTGTCATTGCCATGGTAAAAGGCTATGCCATCGGCGGCGGCCATGTTCTTCACGTTGTCTGCGATTTGACCATCGCGGCGGACAACGCCATTTTTGGCCAGACAGGTCCGAAAGTCGGCAGCTTTGATGCAGGCTATGGCTCCGGATATCTTGCCAGGATTATCGGCCATAAAAAGGCGCGCGAAATCTGGTATCTTTGCCGCCAGTACAACGCCCAGGAAGCACTTGACATGGGCCTAGTCAACACAGTTGTACCGCTTGAACAGGTTGAAGATGAAACAATCAAATGGTGCGAAGAAATCCTTGAAAAGAGCCCTACAGCTCTCCGTTTCCTGAAAGCAGCAATGAACGCGGACACGGACGGGCTTGCCGGACTTCAGCAATTCGCTGGAGATGCAACGCTCCTTTATTACACAACAGATGAAGCAAAAGAAGGCCGCGACGCTTTCAAAGAAAAGCGCAAGCCGGACTTTGGCCAGTTCCCAAGGTTCCCATAA
- the menH gene encoding 2-succinyl-6-hydroxy-2,4-cyclohexadiene-1-carboxylate synthase, translated as MKISVNGLAYHVEVCGKGEPLLLLHGFTGSSGTWLPFCEKWGRHSMLICPDLPGHGNTESPDEPVRYSMENTIEDLCAILDKLEVERANVLGYSMGGRIALGFASARPGRVGKLVLESSSPGLDTEEERINRRMKDSELANFIKEQGIEAFVDYWQDIPLFKSLQEMPEPIRKGTRAQRLTNSPVGLANSLLGIGTGAQPSYWDSLHSLDADVMLLAGELDEKFIGIAEKVSQRLKSSRIEIIEGTGHAIHVENPEKFGTIVSGFLTHT; from the coding sequence ATGAAAATATCTGTAAACGGGTTGGCATACCATGTGGAAGTTTGCGGAAAAGGGGAACCGCTCCTGCTTTTGCACGGATTCACCGGCAGCAGCGGGACCTGGCTCCCTTTTTGCGAAAAGTGGGGCCGGCATTCCATGCTGATTTGCCCTGACCTGCCGGGCCATGGCAACACTGAGTCTCCTGATGAACCTGTACGTTACAGCATGGAGAATACAATCGAGGACTTATGCGCCATACTGGACAAGCTGGAAGTTGAACGGGCCAATGTGCTTGGCTATTCAATGGGCGGAAGGATTGCTCTTGGATTTGCGTCTGCCCGTCCTGGCCGTGTCGGCAAGTTGGTGCTTGAAAGTTCTTCCCCCGGACTGGATACAGAGGAAGAACGGATTAACCGCCGTATGAAAGACAGTGAACTTGCCAATTTTATTAAGGAGCAGGGAATTGAAGCCTTTGTCGATTATTGGCAAGATATCCCCCTGTTCAAATCGCTGCAGGAAATGCCGGAACCAATAAGGAAGGGAACGAGGGCACAGCGCCTTACCAATTCTCCTGTTGGCCTGGCGAATTCTTTGCTCGGGATTGGAACTGGCGCCCAGCCATCCTACTGGGACAGCCTCCACAGCCTGGATGCTGACGTAATGCTTCTCGCTGGGGAGCTCGATGAGAAATTCATAGGGATAGCCGAAAAGGTGTCTCAGCGCCTGAAATCATCCCGAATCGAAATTATTGAGGGTACTGGGCATGCAATTCACGTGGAGAATCCGGAGAAGTTTGGTACAATAGTTAGTGGGTTTTTGACACATACATAA
- the menC gene encoding o-succinylbenzoate synthase, which translates to MNIASIKLSVISMPLKQPFHTHLGKVTEREAIIVEAVDRDGRSGLGEGVAFSSPWYTEETVATSWHMIKDFLIPLLKRNPVSHPHDVFGLFKGIRRNHMAKSAIELALWDLYAKQKQVALARLLHSENGIAKPGNLADKGRIPSGVVVASKDEKEALEQTAKFLEEGYRRIKVKISPANDYSLLSAIRHAYPALPILADANSAYSLEDAEKLRALDELNLLMIEQPLAHDDFIEHAKLQKLISTPICLDESINSYSDAVMAVELGSCQVIAVKAGKVGGLGEAMRIHNFCVEKGIPVWCGGMIEFGVSRAHNVALASLPGFTIAGDISASSRFWEEDIIEPEITVEDGWVSIPEGPGIGFSINRKRLEQVTVREEVYRLL; encoded by the coding sequence ATGAACATTGCATCCATAAAGCTGTCGGTCATTTCAATGCCGCTCAAACAGCCCTTCCATACACACCTCGGCAAAGTAACGGAACGGGAAGCCATCATCGTGGAGGCAGTCGACCGGGATGGCCGCTCCGGCTTAGGTGAAGGGGTCGCCTTCAGCTCGCCCTGGTACACAGAAGAAACCGTCGCGACAAGCTGGCACATGATAAAGGACTTTTTAATCCCTCTTCTCAAAAGGAACCCAGTCTCCCATCCGCATGATGTCTTTGGCCTATTTAAAGGCATCAGACGCAACCATATGGCCAAATCAGCCATTGAGCTGGCGCTTTGGGATTTATATGCGAAGCAAAAACAAGTTGCACTTGCCCGGCTGCTGCACAGCGAAAATGGAATAGCGAAACCTGGAAACCTTGCGGACAAGGGCAGGATTCCTTCCGGCGTCGTTGTCGCTTCCAAGGATGAAAAAGAGGCGCTCGAACAGACCGCCAAATTTCTTGAGGAAGGGTACCGGCGTATTAAGGTGAAAATCAGCCCGGCAAATGATTACAGCCTCCTTTCCGCCATCCGGCACGCTTATCCTGCCCTGCCAATTTTGGCGGATGCCAATTCAGCTTATTCCTTGGAGGATGCGGAAAAGCTCCGGGCGCTTGATGAACTCAATCTTTTGATGATCGAGCAGCCACTCGCGCATGATGACTTCATCGAGCATGCCAAGCTGCAGAAGCTTATTTCCACCCCCATCTGCCTCGATGAAAGCATCAATTCCTATTCGGATGCTGTAATGGCGGTTGAATTGGGAAGCTGCCAGGTAATTGCGGTCAAAGCAGGCAAAGTAGGCGGGCTAGGTGAAGCAATGCGGATCCATAATTTTTGCGTGGAAAAGGGAATTCCGGTCTGGTGCGGAGGAATGATTGAATTCGGGGTTTCGCGCGCGCATAATGTCGCCCTGGCTTCGCTGCCCGGCTTTACGATTGCGGGGGATATTTCCGCTTCGTCCCGATTCTGGGAAGAAGACATCATTGAGCCTGAGATTACAGTTGAGGATGGATGGGTCAGTATTCCGGAAGGGCCGGGAATCGGATTTTCGATCAACCGAAAACGTTTGGAGCAAGTAACCGTGAGGGAAGAGGTTTACCGCCTTTTATAG
- the menD gene encoding 2-succinyl-5-enolpyruvyl-6-hydroxy-3-cyclohexene-1-carboxylic-acid synthase, translating to MNHQSALTAYIAAFVAELVNTGIKDVVVSPGSRSTPMAMVMAEHPGLNLHVHVDERSAAFFALGIAKATKKTVAILCTSGTAAANYFPAIVEARYSRVPLLVLTADRPHELRDVGAPQAIDQINLYGKHVKWFNEMALPEESADVLRYARTVCARAASAAIQAPAGPVHLNFPFREPLIPDLEDDRLFELAERPEGYVSVNVGKRTLTEEEFRRMAAVFEKHEKGIIVCGQIDHKGFNEKVALLAEALGYPVLADPLSQLRSETEYGDWIVDTYDAFLRFEEAKNMLKPDVVIRFGAMPVSKAAGIFLKENRNAWQYVVDGGGGWIDPHALSTEMVYCDEELFCAGILQHVQKRHGSNFADRWLKMNGLSKAAMDAGMDRENLNESFVYHQLPELLPEGASLFVGNSMPIRDLDSFYWQNRTDIRVLANRGANGIDGVTSTALGASLYAGPMYLVLGDLTFFHDLNGLIAAKQYKLDLTVILINNNGGGIFSFLPQSGKAKNFEQLFGTPLNLDFSHAVEMYGGKFFSASDWEQFRDSLAIAKEKSGLKVIEVITNREANAADHRRLWQSVSREINKFADMEK from the coding sequence ATGAATCATCAAAGTGCTTTAACAGCTTATATTGCCGCGTTTGTGGCGGAACTAGTAAATACAGGGATCAAGGATGTCGTTGTCAGTCCGGGCTCGCGCTCGACTCCGATGGCGATGGTCATGGCGGAACATCCTGGGTTGAATTTGCATGTTCATGTAGACGAAAGGTCGGCGGCATTCTTCGCCCTCGGGATAGCGAAAGCAACAAAAAAAACCGTGGCCATACTCTGTACTTCAGGGACAGCCGCGGCCAATTATTTTCCGGCAATCGTTGAGGCACGCTATTCGCGCGTGCCCCTTCTTGTGCTGACCGCGGACAGGCCGCATGAATTGCGGGATGTCGGCGCTCCACAGGCCATTGACCAAATCAACCTGTACGGAAAGCATGTGAAATGGTTCAATGAAATGGCATTGCCTGAAGAATCGGCCGATGTGCTCCGGTACGCTAGGACGGTATGTGCGAGGGCTGCTTCAGCCGCAATCCAAGCTCCGGCAGGGCCGGTGCATTTAAACTTTCCATTCAGGGAGCCGCTGATTCCGGATTTGGAAGATGACCGTTTGTTCGAACTGGCAGAAAGGCCTGAAGGCTATGTTTCCGTCAATGTCGGAAAACGGACCCTTACCGAAGAAGAGTTCCGAAGGATGGCGGCGGTTTTTGAAAAGCATGAAAAGGGAATCATTGTTTGCGGGCAGATTGATCATAAAGGTTTCAATGAAAAAGTTGCGCTGCTGGCAGAAGCTCTCGGATATCCGGTGCTGGCCGATCCTCTTTCCCAGCTAAGGAGCGAAACCGAATATGGTGATTGGATTGTCGATACATATGATGCATTCCTTCGCTTTGAAGAGGCAAAGAACATGCTGAAGCCTGACGTGGTCATCCGTTTCGGAGCCATGCCCGTTTCCAAGGCAGCAGGCATTTTCCTTAAGGAAAACCGGAACGCGTGGCAATATGTCGTTGACGGCGGTGGAGGCTGGATTGACCCGCACGCACTGTCGACTGAAATGGTTTATTGTGATGAAGAACTGTTCTGCGCAGGAATCCTTCAGCATGTCCAGAAAAGGCACGGATCGAATTTTGCCGATCGCTGGCTGAAGATGAACGGACTCTCGAAAGCGGCTATGGATGCCGGGATGGATAGGGAAAACCTGAATGAAAGCTTTGTCTATCACCAGCTTCCCGAACTTCTTCCTGAAGGAGCGTCGCTTTTTGTCGGCAACAGTATGCCAATCAGGGATTTGGACAGCTTTTATTGGCAAAACAGAACGGATATCCGCGTATTGGCCAACCGCGGCGCGAATGGCATTGACGGCGTCACTTCAACAGCGCTTGGCGCCTCGCTATATGCGGGCCCAATGTACCTTGTTCTCGGGGATCTTACTTTTTTCCATGACCTGAATGGTCTGATTGCCGCGAAGCAGTATAAACTTGATTTGACTGTCATCCTCATCAATAACAACGGCGGCGGCATTTTCTCCTTTCTGCCTCAGTCAGGCAAGGCGAAAAATTTCGAACAGCTTTTCGGGACGCCTCTTAATCTTGATTTTTCTCATGCCGTTGAAATGTATGGGGGGAAATTTTTCAGTGCTTCGGATTGGGAGCAGTTCAGGGATTCCCTGGCCATCGCAAAAGAAAAATCCGGCCTCAAAGTGATAGAAGTCATCACAAACAGGGAAGCAAATGCCGCTGACCACCGCAGGCTTTGGCAGTCTGTTTCCCGGGAAATAAACAAGTTTGCGGATATGGAAAAATGA
- a CDS encoding o-succinylbenzoate--CoA ligase codes for MAQTMPNFLQKRAQLTPGRAAISYLDEQLTFKELYESSMNVAGKLAGLGMKKGSLTGVLVKNSLDSAVFLYALQLLGATAVMLNNRLSAGELSYQLDDAKAEFLIYQESFESLASESAANITAILTFPLEGLKDAETADFPLLEELNLDEVCTVMYTSGTTGKPKGVLQTYGNHFWSAAGSALNLGLSQEDTWLCAVPVFHISGYSILMRSIIYGMHIVLHSSFDSRQTLLDIEAKKVTIMSVVGTTLTRIIEELGDKRLPGTFRCMLLGGGPAPLPLLEACRDRNIPVFQTYGMTETASQSVTLSPEYSLAKLGSAGKPLFPVSLKIQHPDGAEAAAGEAGEILLKGPNVTPGYLNRHEETAEKIIGGWLRTGDIGYVDGEGFLYVLDRRSDLIISGGENIYPAEIESVLLSHPSVLEAGVTGIPDSEWGQVPAAFVVLKGDYEISPGGLRAFCQEKLAKYKVPREIYFARELPRNASNKLLRRKLPELIGEAPK; via the coding sequence ATGGCACAAACCATGCCGAACTTTTTGCAAAAACGGGCTCAATTAACTCCTGGCAGAGCAGCGATCAGCTATCTCGATGAGCAGCTTACCTTTAAGGAGCTGTATGAGAGCAGCATGAATGTCGCAGGGAAACTCGCCGGGCTAGGGATGAAAAAGGGCAGTCTCACTGGCGTACTTGTCAAAAACAGCCTTGACTCAGCTGTGTTCCTTTATGCTCTGCAGCTTCTTGGCGCGACGGCAGTCATGTTGAACAACCGCCTGTCCGCCGGAGAGCTGTCCTACCAGCTGGATGACGCGAAAGCTGAGTTCCTGATCTATCAGGAATCCTTTGAAAGTCTCGCATCAGAATCCGCGGCAAATATTACGGCCATCCTGACATTCCCGCTTGAAGGGCTAAAAGATGCTGAAACAGCCGATTTTCCCCTTCTTGAAGAACTGAACCTTGATGAAGTCTGCACTGTCATGTACACCTCAGGAACGACTGGTAAGCCGAAAGGTGTTCTCCAAACGTATGGGAACCACTTCTGGAGCGCAGCGGGATCTGCCTTGAACCTCGGCCTATCCCAAGAAGACACCTGGCTTTGTGCTGTCCCTGTTTTCCATATCAGCGGCTACTCCATTTTAATGAGGAGCATTATTTACGGGATGCACATTGTGTTGCACAGCTCTTTCGACTCGCGGCAGACACTGTTGGACATCGAGGCGAAAAAAGTCACCATCATGTCCGTTGTCGGTACAACTTTGACGAGAATCATCGAGGAACTTGGCGACAAACGCCTACCAGGCACATTTCGCTGCATGCTGCTCGGTGGAGGCCCTGCGCCGTTGCCATTGCTTGAAGCATGCCGGGACCGGAACATCCCGGTTTTCCAAACATACGGAATGACCGAAACGGCGTCTCAATCCGTCACCCTTTCCCCGGAATACAGCCTGGCAAAGCTGGGATCGGCGGGCAAACCGCTTTTTCCAGTCTCTTTAAAAATCCAGCATCCTGATGGGGCTGAAGCAGCTGCCGGGGAAGCAGGGGAAATCTTGCTCAAAGGGCCGAACGTCACGCCAGGATATTTGAACAGACATGAGGAAACAGCGGAGAAAATCATCGGTGGATGGCTCCGGACAGGCGACATCGGATACGTGGACGGGGAAGGATTTCTTTATGTGCTTGACAGGCGTTCCGACCTGATCATCTCCGGAGGCGAAAACATCTATCCCGCCGAAATCGAAAGCGTCCTCCTGTCCCATCCTAGTGTATTGGAAGCAGGGGTCACTGGCATACCGGACAGCGAATGGGGACAGGTGCCGGCCGCTTTTGTCGTGCTGAAAGGGGATTATGAAATCTCCCCAGGCGGGCTGCGCGCTTTTTGCCAGGAAAAACTGGCCAAGTATAAAGTGCCACGGGAAATTTATTTTGCCAGGGAACTGCCGAGGAACGCCTCCAACAAACTCCTCCGCAGGAAACTTCCTGAACTAATCGGGGAGGCACCGAAATGA